The Chlorocebus sabaeus isolate Y175 chromosome 1, mChlSab1.0.hap1, whole genome shotgun sequence genome includes a region encoding these proteins:
- the TMEM80 gene encoding transmembrane protein 80, which produces MADARRGRGSSTVLSSVPLQMLFYLSGTYYALYFLATLLMIMYKSQVFSCPHHYLVLDLALLFLMGILEAVRLYLGTRGNLTEAERPLAASLALTAGTALLSAYFLLWQTLVLWADWALSATLLALHGLEAVLQVVAIAAFTR; this is translated from the exons ATGGCGGACGCGCGGCGAG GGAGAGGCTCCTCCACGGTG CTCTCTTCAGTTCCCCTTCAAATGCTGTTTTATCTCAGCGGAACGTACTACGCCCTGTATTTCCTCGCCACGCTCCTGATGATCATGTATAAAA GTCAGGTATTCAGCTGTCCTCACCACTACCTGGTCCTCGATCTTGCTCTGCTGTTTCTGATGGGGATTCTGGAAGCGGTGCGGTTATATCTGG GTACCAGGGGCAACCTGACAGAGGCTGAGAGGCCACTGGCCGCCAGCCTGGCCCTCACGGCCGGCACCGCCCTCCTCTCTGCCTACTTCCTGCTTTGGCAGACCCTGGTGTTGTGGGCCGACTGGGCCCTCAGTGCCACACTCCTGGCCCTTCACGGCCTGGAGGCCGTCCTGCAGGTGGTTGCCATTGCAGCCTTCACCAGGTAG